One segment of Marinobacter sediminum DNA contains the following:
- a CDS encoding pyridoxal phosphate-dependent aminotransferase: MQNYYKSAKLDNVCYEIRGVVLREARRLEEEGHRVLKLNIGNPAAFELDVPEEIQQDVIYNMHQAQGYVESKGLFSARKAVMHYCQQRGIDKVDIDDIFLGNGVSELIVMTMQAMLNTGDEVLIPAPDYPLWTAAVTLSSGKPVHYRCDEQQDWFPDIDDIRKKITRRTRAIVLINPNNPTGAVYSTELLEQVIELARQHNLIVLSDEIYDKILYDGTTHVSTASLADDVLFFTYNGLSKNYRAAGYRSGWMIISGAKHRATDLMEGIEMLSNMRLCANVPAQLAIQTALGGYQSINDLVAPGGRLFEQRETAWRMLNDIPGVSCVKPQGALYLFPKLDPKKFPIANDEKLVLDLLIQEKILLVQGSAFNIDDKQHLRVVFLPREDTLEDAMSRLGHFLGNYQQ; encoded by the coding sequence ATGCAGAACTACTACAAATCCGCCAAGCTGGATAACGTGTGTTACGAAATACGTGGCGTAGTTCTGCGGGAAGCGCGTCGCCTCGAAGAGGAAGGCCACCGGGTACTCAAACTCAATATCGGCAACCCTGCCGCGTTTGAACTGGATGTTCCGGAAGAAATTCAGCAGGACGTCATCTACAACATGCACCAGGCTCAGGGCTATGTTGAATCCAAAGGCCTGTTTTCTGCCCGTAAGGCCGTGATGCACTATTGTCAGCAGCGTGGTATCGACAAGGTCGATATCGATGATATTTTCCTCGGCAACGGCGTCAGCGAACTGATCGTGATGACCATGCAGGCGATGCTGAATACCGGCGATGAAGTCCTGATCCCGGCACCGGATTACCCCCTCTGGACCGCAGCCGTGACCCTATCCAGTGGCAAGCCGGTGCACTATCGATGTGACGAACAGCAGGACTGGTTCCCTGATATCGATGACATCCGCAAGAAAATCACCCGACGCACCCGGGCCATCGTTCTGATCAACCCGAATAACCCCACGGGCGCTGTCTATTCCACGGAGTTGCTTGAACAGGTCATCGAACTGGCCCGTCAACACAACCTCATCGTTTTGTCGGACGAGATCTACGACAAGATTCTTTACGATGGCACCACCCATGTGTCTACCGCGTCTTTGGCGGATGACGTGCTCTTTTTTACCTACAATGGCCTTTCAAAGAACTATCGGGCGGCCGGGTACCGCTCTGGCTGGATGATCATCAGTGGCGCCAAGCATCGGGCAACAGACCTGATGGAGGGTATTGAAATGCTTTCCAACATGCGCCTGTGCGCCAACGTTCCCGCCCAGCTTGCCATTCAGACCGCACTCGGTGGATACCAGTCCATTAATGACCTGGTGGCCCCGGGCGGACGGCTATTTGAACAGCGCGAGACGGCCTGGCGGATGTTGAACGATATTCCCGGTGTTAGTTGCGTCAAACCACAGGGCGCACTTTACCTTTTCCCGAAACTGGACCCGAAGAAATTCCCGATCGCCAATGACGAGAAGCTCGTGCTGGATCTTCTGATCCAGGAGAAGATTCTGCTGGTGCAGGGCTCGGCTTTTAATATCGACGACAAGCAGCACCTGCGCGTTGTGTTCCTGCCCAGGGAGGATACCCTCGAAGACGCCATGTCGCGGCTTGGACATTTCCTGGGCAATTATCAGCAGTAA
- a CDS encoding glutathione peroxidase: protein MCKIQNTEKWRAAVSEQSIYDFTVSDIKGNEKSMADYQGKVLLIVNTASKCGFTPQLEGLQGLHAELGDRGLEVLGFPCNQFMNQDPGNNDSISEFCSLNYGVDFPMFSKIEVNGDGAHPLFQFLKKEAKGVMGSEKVKWNFTKFLIGRDGKVIRRYPPTAKPQDIRKDIENLL from the coding sequence ATGTGCAAAATACAAAATACAGAAAAATGGAGAGCTGCCGTGTCTGAACAAAGCATTTACGATTTCACCGTGAGCGATATCAAGGGCAATGAAAAAAGCATGGCCGACTATCAGGGCAAAGTACTTCTGATCGTCAATACTGCAAGCAAATGTGGGTTCACACCCCAGCTTGAAGGGTTGCAGGGCCTGCATGCCGAGCTGGGCGACCGTGGTCTGGAGGTACTGGGTTTTCCCTGTAATCAGTTTATGAACCAGGATCCGGGCAATAATGATTCAATCAGTGAGTTCTGCAGCCTCAATTACGGTGTAGATTTCCCGATGTTCTCGAAGATTGAGGTCAATGGGGATGGCGCTCACCCGCTCTTCCAGTTTTTGAAAAAAGAAGCGAAGGGGGTGATGGGATCCGAGAAGGTTAAATGGAACTTCACCAAGTTTCTGATTGGCCGGGATGGAAAAGTGATTCGTCGTTATCCGCCGACAGCCAAGCCGCAGGACATTCGAAAAGACATCGAGAACTTACTGTAA
- a CDS encoding MarR family winged helix-turn-helix transcriptional regulator — protein MDASNDLLALDNQICFALYAASREITARYRPLLADLELTYPQYLVMLVLWEQELAGNVTRVSSLGKRLRLDSGTLTPLLKRLADRGLVLRQRSTEDERVVTLSLTESGRALRAKAEAVPGRLLCGLRIAPERLLALRKELKAVLMALEEEGEPSG, from the coding sequence ATGGATGCCTCAAATGATCTGCTGGCTCTGGATAACCAGATCTGTTTTGCCCTTTATGCGGCGAGCAGGGAAATAACTGCGCGTTATCGCCCACTGCTGGCAGATCTTGAGCTGACCTATCCCCAGTATCTGGTGATGCTTGTGCTCTGGGAGCAGGAACTTGCGGGGAATGTCACTCGCGTTTCGAGCCTGGGGAAACGGCTGCGCCTTGATTCAGGCACGCTGACGCCCTTGCTTAAGAGACTGGCTGATCGTGGGCTGGTTCTCAGGCAGAGAAGCACTGAGGATGAACGCGTGGTGACGCTGTCGCTCACCGAATCGGGTCGAGCCTTGCGGGCAAAAGCTGAGGCCGTGCCGGGGCGACTTTTGTGTGGGCTTCGGATTGCCCCTGAACGTCTGCTGGCTCTCCGGAAGGAGCTTAAGGCCGTGCTTATGGCTTTGGAGGAAGAAGGGGAGCCCAGCGGTTGA
- a CDS encoding hybrid sensor histidine kinase/response regulator yields MIKGFRQRLSYRLTRDTVLVAMALGLILNIAQITLDYFNARDAMAAEVRALIDISVSPASQIAYNIDVRLAEELLDGLLRHPATIDVRITDSEGQTMAAASQSSPVSPYRWASDLMFGSSRVFSQELRVPQLEDLPLGQLIITIDTYHYGLQFLERASYTLISGLLKSLILSVALLGLFFMVLTRPMLNVISALSQVKPSTPEKVRLPVPANHQEDEIGAMVGIINQHLQTMDATLAQLRTAESAMKNYSSQLEREVEDRTRQISEKSDALQRGNRALVKAKEDAVRRARGRANFLASMSHEIRTPLNGVLGMLGLALEGNLDTGQRNRLEIALNACESLLSLLNDILDISKVEAGKLSLENIPFSIRDLIEDCTTLHAQQARRKHIDLVNEIDPTLPESFLGDPTRTRQILNNLLSNAIKFTEGGSVRIKTTYSGGSLRIDVIDTGIGMSNEGLHRIFSPFSQADADTTRLYGGTGLGLTLCRQLVERMHGQILVDSREGSGTHFTVTLPLPLHDDSGSQGLPDFAARLRDTGVAMSIPPNNPHRLAIESQLRAWDIPVRGASRYPEGILVVAATAEDHEAIAFANAWTGQGVILADRTGTVSPGKPGQQVLSLPLRRSELHRCLCLAAGITPKEPKDREAQKTTKELPSRSLNILLVEDNQVNQLVASSLLKKLGHQVDHAENGQRALEALKIKGYDLVLMDCQMPVMDGYEATRKIRENKDWQDLPVIAVTANVMQGDREDCIASGMNDYITKPYNREELKSAINRWAPLLPPKP; encoded by the coding sequence GTGATCAAAGGCTTCAGACAGCGGCTTTCCTACCGGCTCACCCGAGATACGGTATTGGTCGCCATGGCGCTGGGTCTGATCCTCAACATCGCGCAGATCACTCTGGATTATTTCAATGCCCGGGATGCCATGGCGGCAGAAGTCCGGGCATTGATCGACATTAGTGTCAGCCCTGCCTCCCAGATTGCCTACAACATTGATGTCCGGCTCGCCGAGGAGCTGCTTGACGGCCTGCTTCGCCATCCGGCGACCATTGATGTCAGAATAACTGACAGTGAAGGGCAGACTATGGCCGCGGCCAGCCAAAGCAGCCCGGTTTCACCGTATCGATGGGCCAGCGATCTGATGTTCGGCTCAAGCCGGGTCTTCAGCCAGGAACTCCGGGTACCCCAGCTTGAAGACCTGCCCCTGGGTCAGCTGATTATCACCATAGACACCTATCACTACGGCCTTCAGTTCCTTGAACGCGCGAGCTACACACTGATCAGCGGCCTGCTCAAGAGCCTTATTTTATCGGTAGCCTTGCTGGGCCTCTTTTTCATGGTGCTTACCAGGCCGATGTTGAATGTGATTAGTGCCCTGAGCCAGGTTAAGCCCAGCACACCGGAAAAGGTCCGATTGCCGGTTCCTGCCAACCATCAGGAAGACGAAATCGGAGCCATGGTAGGGATAATAAATCAGCACCTCCAGACCATGGATGCCACCCTTGCCCAACTCCGAACCGCCGAAAGCGCGATGAAGAATTACTCCAGCCAGCTGGAGCGGGAAGTTGAAGACCGTACCCGCCAGATCTCGGAAAAGAGCGACGCCCTTCAGCGCGGCAACCGGGCACTGGTAAAAGCCAAAGAGGATGCAGTTCGTCGAGCCAGGGGCCGGGCCAATTTCCTCGCCAGTATGAGCCATGAAATCCGGACACCGCTCAATGGCGTGCTCGGCATGCTGGGCCTTGCACTTGAAGGCAATCTGGATACCGGACAACGCAACCGCCTGGAAATTGCCCTGAATGCCTGTGAAAGCCTGCTTTCTTTGCTGAATGACATCCTCGACATTTCCAAGGTTGAGGCCGGTAAGCTCAGCCTGGAAAACATACCTTTCAGCATCCGAGACCTGATTGAAGACTGCACCACCCTGCACGCCCAGCAGGCTCGAAGGAAACACATTGATCTGGTAAACGAGATCGACCCCACCCTTCCGGAAAGCTTCCTGGGTGACCCCACCCGGACAAGGCAGATCCTTAACAACCTGCTAAGTAACGCAATCAAATTTACCGAAGGGGGCTCGGTGCGCATTAAGACCACTTATTCGGGCGGCAGTTTGCGCATTGACGTCATCGACACCGGTATTGGCATGTCCAACGAGGGATTACACCGTATTTTTTCCCCCTTTTCTCAGGCGGATGCAGATACCACACGACTCTATGGCGGCACTGGCCTTGGCCTGACACTGTGCCGCCAGCTGGTTGAACGCATGCACGGTCAAATCCTGGTGGATTCCCGGGAAGGAAGCGGCACTCACTTTACCGTAACCCTTCCCCTTCCGCTCCATGACGATAGCGGTTCACAAGGTCTGCCCGACTTCGCAGCCAGGCTTCGGGATACCGGCGTGGCCATGTCCATTCCACCCAACAACCCTCACAGGCTCGCCATTGAGTCACAACTGAGGGCATGGGATATCCCGGTCCGGGGCGCAAGCAGGTACCCGGAAGGCATTCTGGTGGTTGCGGCGACTGCCGAAGATCATGAAGCGATAGCGTTCGCCAATGCCTGGACCGGACAAGGTGTCATCCTGGCTGACCGCACAGGTACTGTCAGCCCCGGAAAACCGGGTCAGCAGGTACTTTCACTCCCGTTGCGCAGAAGTGAACTGCACCGCTGTCTGTGTCTGGCCGCCGGAATCACCCCGAAGGAGCCCAAAGATCGAGAGGCACAGAAAACCACCAAAGAACTGCCCTCTCGTTCGCTAAACATCCTGCTTGTGGAAGATAATCAGGTTAATCAACTCGTTGCCAGCAGCCTTCTGAAAAAGCTGGGGCACCAGGTCGATCATGCCGAGAACGGCCAGAGAGCCCTTGAGGCCCTGAAGATCAAGGGCTATGACCTGGTTCTGATGGATTGCCAGATGCCCGTGATGGACGGTTACGAAGCAACCCGCAAAATCCGCGAGAACAAAGACTGGCAGGACCTGCCCGTTATCGCAGTGACTGCCAACGTTATGCAGGGTGACAGGGAGGACTGTATTGCATCCGGGATGAATGACTACATCACCAAACCTTACAACCGTGAGGAGCTGAAATCAGCCATCAACCGCTGGGCTCCCCTTCTTCCTCCAAAGCCATAA